In one window of bacterium DNA:
- a CDS encoding DUF202 domain-containing protein produces MIENPYERFRHQDLILRDELALDRTLLANERTFLAYLRGGLTLVLAGVTFVHFVSGGALYYLGLALIPLGAAVSVFGAVRFRIMEKRIRVVRRRFRQDPRRL; encoded by the coding sequence ATGATCGAAAATCCCTACGAACGTTTCCGCCACCAGGATCTGATTCTCCGGGACGAGCTGGCGCTCGACCGGACGCTCCTGGCCAACGAACGGACCTTTCTCGCCTACCTGCGCGGGGGACTCACCCTGGTCCTGGCCGGGGTGACCTTCGTGCACTTCGTCTCCGGGGGGGCGCTCTATTACCTGGGCCTGGCCCTGATCCCCCTGGGGGCGGCGGTATCGGTCTTCGGGGCGGTCCGGTTCCGGATCATGGAAAAGCGGATCCGCGTGGTCCGGCGGCGGTTCCGGCAGGACCCCCGCCGCCTCTGA
- a CDS encoding NAD(P)H-dependent oxidoreductase subunit E, giving the protein MDREQLSSDVRKVVSKWRGKRGTLIMVLHEIEKLYGYVPREVSLEISREMDIPLARIYEVITFYHYFKLTPPGKHTISVCMGTACYLKGAPNLLGEIRNILGIGPGETTPDGLFNLTVVRCLGCCGLAPVLKIDDTIHGEVKVGEVIEILSAYTKELTE; this is encoded by the coding sequence ATGGACCGGGAACAACTGAGCAGCGACGTCAGGAAAGTGGTCTCGAAGTGGCGGGGGAAACGCGGCACCCTGATCATGGTCCTGCACGAGATCGAGAAGCTCTACGGCTACGTTCCCCGCGAGGTCTCCCTGGAAATTTCGCGGGAGATGGACATCCCCCTGGCCCGCATCTACGAAGTCATCACCTTCTACCACTACTTCAAACTCACCCCCCCGGGCAAGCACACCATCTCGGTCTGCATGGGCACCGCCTGCTACCTGAAGGGGGCGCCCAACCTGCTCGGCGAAATCCGCAACATCCTCGGCATCGGCCCGGGGGAAACCACCCCGGACGGACTCTTCAACCTGACCGTGGTCCGCTGCCTGGGCTGCTGCGGGCTGGCCCCGGTGCTCAAGATCGACGACACCATCCACGGGGAGGTCAAGGTCGGCGAAGTCATCGAAATCCTCTCCGCCTACACCAAGGAACTGACGGAATGA
- a CDS encoding glycosyltransferase family 9 protein: MEIIKRECRFYRGDRPCRYHKASGAKCADCSEYAPAGREILVVKLDALGDVLRTTAILPGLKKRDPGAFITWITRAPALPLFVGNDLVDRVLPLQPDGLVALQVREFDLAVNLDTSPLSAGLLSLARAREKVGFDLDERGRVRPLGDAARELLETSVFDDLKRANRRTYQEIVSGILGLEPPVGGVVLNLLPAEREAGRIFAIRNGLDECRLTVGVNTGGGGRWRYKRWTETGTVELIRRLRGELDAQVVLFGGPEEEERNARILEAAGPQVIDAGCRNSLRGFFSRLAQVDILVASDTMALHAALGLGKKVAALFGPTSAWEIELYGRGERVVAPVPCQCCYLNDCEVSPNCMDSITAERVMESLVRLL; encoded by the coding sequence ATGGAAATCATTAAACGGGAATGCCGGTTCTACCGGGGGGACAGGCCCTGCCGGTACCATAAGGCTTCGGGGGCGAAGTGCGCCGACTGCTCCGAGTACGCCCCCGCCGGCCGGGAAATTCTCGTCGTCAAGCTGGACGCCCTCGGCGACGTTCTGCGCACCACCGCGATTCTCCCCGGCCTGAAAAAGAGGGACCCGGGCGCTTTCATCACCTGGATCACCCGCGCCCCGGCGCTCCCTCTCTTCGTCGGCAACGACCTGGTCGACCGGGTGCTCCCCCTTCAGCCCGACGGATTGGTCGCTCTCCAGGTCCGCGAGTTCGACCTGGCCGTCAACCTCGACACGTCGCCTCTCAGCGCCGGGCTCCTCTCCCTGGCCCGGGCCCGCGAGAAGGTAGGTTTCGACCTCGACGAACGCGGCCGGGTGCGCCCGCTGGGGGATGCCGCCCGGGAGCTGCTGGAGACGAGCGTCTTCGACGACCTCAAACGCGCCAACCGGCGGACCTATCAGGAGATCGTCTCCGGGATCCTCGGCCTGGAACCTCCGGTCGGGGGCGTGGTCCTGAACCTCCTGCCCGCCGAGCGCGAAGCCGGACGGATTTTCGCAATCCGCAACGGGCTGGACGAGTGCCGTCTGACCGTGGGCGTCAACACCGGCGGCGGCGGCCGCTGGCGGTATAAGCGCTGGACCGAAACCGGCACGGTGGAGTTGATCCGGCGCCTGCGGGGGGAGCTCGACGCCCAGGTCGTTCTCTTCGGCGGCCCGGAGGAGGAGGAACGCAACGCCCGCATTCTGGAGGCGGCGGGCCCGCAGGTAATCGACGCCGGCTGCCGCAACTCCCTGCGGGGATTCTTCTCCCGGCTGGCCCAGGTCGACATTCTGGTCGCCAGCGACACCATGGCCCTGCACGCCGCCCTGGGTCTGGGAAAGAAAGTGGCGGCGCTCTTCGGGCCCACCTCGGCTTGGGAGATAGAGCTTTACGGCCGCGGGGAGCGGGTCGTCGCGCCCGTCCCCTGCCAGTGCTGCTACCTCAACGACTGCGAGGTTTCCCCCAACTGCATGGACAGCATCACCGCGGAGAGGGTGATGGAGTCGCTGGTCAGGCTGCTGTGA
- a CDS encoding glycosyltransferase: MKVAVVIPTYNEAGDIAEVVEGVLAQPFPELEVLVVDDGSPDGTGRLVEEVARRDPRVRLIARRGPRGRGRAGREGYLAALAAGADAIVEMDGDGSHRPDDLPLLVEGLSRAEMILGSRFIPGGGAVGRGAHRDLISRGARWYLRALLGLDYADPTTGFRGFTRRGLEAVDPDSIASTDPFIVTEVLYRARRAGLTVAEVPIVFRDRVHGKSKLKTSVLLKYFFRAARLRFRPTPPPAGRAGPCLEEEP; encoded by the coding sequence GTGAAGGTTGCGGTAGTGATTCCCACCTACAACGAGGCCGGAGACATCGCCGAGGTGGTCGAGGGGGTTCTGGCCCAGCCTTTCCCGGAACTGGAGGTGCTGGTGGTCGACGACGGATCCCCCGACGGCACCGGGCGCCTGGTCGAGGAGGTTGCCCGCCGCGACCCCCGGGTCCGCCTGATCGCCCGCCGCGGGCCCCGGGGACGGGGCCGCGCCGGGCGGGAGGGGTACCTGGCGGCCCTGGCGGCCGGGGCCGACGCGATCGTGGAAATGGACGGCGACGGTTCGCACCGGCCCGACGACCTGCCCCTCCTGGTGGAGGGGCTTTCCCGGGCGGAGATGATCCTGGGCTCCCGGTTTATCCCCGGGGGCGGGGCGGTGGGCCGGGGCGCGCACCGGGACTTGATCAGTCGGGGGGCCCGCTGGTATCTGCGGGCGCTGCTGGGCCTGGATTACGCTGACCCCACCACCGGGTTCAGGGGATTCACCCGCCGCGGCCTGGAAGCGGTCGATCCGGATTCGATCGCCTCGACCGACCCCTTCATCGTGACCGAGGTTCTCTATCGGGCCCGACGGGCGGGCCTGACCGTGGCCGAGGTCCCCATCGTTTTCCGGGACCGGGTTCACGGGAAATCGAAACTGAAGACATCGGTGCTGCTCAAATATTTTTTCCGGGCGGCCCGGTTGAGATTCCGTCCGACGCCTCCCCCCGCGGGGAGGGCGGGACCTTGCCTGGAGGAAGAACCATGA
- a CDS encoding UTP--glucose-1-phosphate uridylyltransferase, which yields MSADLLQRYHFDPREFEELQRRYRSGELSLETNVITYGNDWEVGVPLPEDTAEFPGDGSPESRAGAEIISSGTYGLILMNGGAATRFQKPGERLPKGAFEIMEEGGRLRSFMELKLAHARWASRHFGARLPVWILNSYFTDERTREILSERGNFGKEDVFTYCQGIMKRVIPSAADIRAHYGKALRKLDLRLKSEAPAGRPALEKVRADLAEYIGFWADYGRAHAGDVVESDEEENRYNPPGHLDTTLWLILDPSRPLLTMVDLGIEYLGISNIDNLGATVDPALPGLLALRERDGVGILCEVSVKPPGQKGGTLARVYAPEIGREWPQIVEEFAFPPDFDQDAIPDFNNATYTVSVRGLLDLFGLDRERLRRASREELIERARSLTDRLPVYVAIKELKELGPSGEVDRPVVQFERLQGDLTRLLTPLAVKTAGRFFPVKKREDIPLVVPELRRALAGRLILD from the coding sequence ATGAGCGCGGATCTGCTGCAACGGTATCACTTCGACCCCCGGGAGTTCGAAGAGCTCCAGAGGAGGTACCGCTCCGGCGAACTGAGCCTGGAGACCAACGTCATCACCTACGGCAACGACTGGGAGGTCGGGGTTCCGCTCCCGGAGGATACGGCGGAGTTCCCGGGCGACGGTTCCCCGGAGAGCCGCGCGGGCGCCGAGATCATCTCCTCCGGCACATACGGGTTGATCCTGATGAACGGCGGCGCCGCCACCCGTTTTCAGAAGCCCGGCGAGCGCCTGCCCAAGGGGGCGTTCGAGATCATGGAAGAGGGGGGGAGGCTCCGGAGTTTCATGGAACTGAAGCTGGCCCACGCCCGCTGGGCCTCCCGGCATTTCGGCGCCCGGCTGCCGGTCTGGATCCTCAACAGCTACTTCACCGACGAACGGACGCGGGAGATCCTGTCCGAGCGCGGCAATTTCGGTAAAGAGGACGTGTTCACCTACTGCCAGGGGATCATGAAGCGGGTGATCCCGTCCGCCGCCGACATCCGCGCCCATTACGGGAAGGCTTTGCGGAAACTCGACCTGCGCCTGAAGTCGGAGGCGCCCGCCGGCCGGCCGGCCCTGGAGAAAGTCCGCGCCGACCTCGCCGAGTACATCGGGTTCTGGGCCGACTACGGCCGCGCCCACGCCGGGGACGTGGTGGAGAGCGACGAGGAGGAAAACCGCTACAACCCTCCGGGGCACCTCGACACCACCCTCTGGCTGATCCTGGATCCGTCGCGCCCCCTCCTGACCATGGTCGACCTGGGGATCGAGTACCTGGGTATCTCCAACATCGACAACCTGGGGGCGACGGTCGACCCGGCGCTTCCCGGGCTGCTCGCGCTGAGGGAACGGGACGGGGTGGGGATTCTCTGCGAGGTCAGCGTCAAGCCCCCCGGTCAGAAGGGGGGGACCCTGGCCCGGGTCTACGCTCCGGAGATCGGCCGCGAATGGCCGCAGATCGTCGAGGAGTTCGCCTTTCCCCCCGATTTCGACCAGGACGCGATCCCCGACTTCAACAACGCCACCTACACCGTTTCCGTTCGGGGGCTCCTCGACCTCTTCGGCCTCGACCGCGAGCGTCTGCGGCGGGCGTCCCGGGAAGAACTGATCGAGCGGGCGCGGAGCCTGACGGACCGGCTCCCGGTCTACGTCGCCATCAAGGAACTCAAGGAGCTGGGGCCTTCCGGGGAAGTCGACCGCCCGGTGGTGCAGTTCGAGCGGCTCCAGGGAGACCTGACCCGGCTCCTGACCCCGCTGGCCGTCAAGACCGCCGGCCGGTTTTTCCCGGTCAAGAAGCGCGAGGACATTCCCCTGGTGGTGCCCGAGCTGCGCCGGGCCCTGGCGGGACGGCTGATCCTCGACTGA
- a CDS encoding PAS domain S-box protein — MSERRDTSGSRLPGGRVMFHLFPLGALLLSGDGAILDANPAACRNSGYEPRELTERNVRDLVPAEDREKVEEALERLRRGEDLPGPVRVVHADGSVHWKEVYGAALGAGRGKFLLVIKDISTEVEARHSLEISEGRLRLILANTTDISFRMEAEKGYTFVSPAVEHILGYPPEAYYRDPLFHRRITLRGDLDKIERIFSSLGARERPPERVVVKQVHRDGRVVYLDYSLTFEVDESGKVVAFEGLARDVTARTLAEKELKRRETIFRTIYHSAPVMIMAFDEGGGILLWNRECREKIGWSSDEIMNSDDPLGQLFSDTETRDRFFEHALLGEGTYSRWEVRTRAGEKRLQDWASFKLESGNIVSVGVDMTDYETANEAIRRSELKLRQIIDLVPHFIFAKDDSGKILTANRAMADFHGTTVEAMLGKTDADFYPAELARAFHEQDLDVIRRGRPRLIPEETVVDHNGRDRVFQTIKIPFTSTGTPRPSVLGVAMDITERKRMEEELIRTSKIETIGLMAGGIAHDFNNILTGIAGQISLAKMRAGGNQEIIQKLERAERGIRQARNLTRELLSFSRGETPNLVPVDLAAVIRENLDIALSGSEVVSRIEIDPELKPVLGDRGQLGQVIHNLAINAKQAMKGRGTLVLRAGNVTVRDGKIPGLGAGEYVCLTSSDTGPGISPAHLEKMFEPFYTTKRTGAGLGLAVVNSIVRKHQGAIVASSIPGKGATFTVYLPASDAPPPGEGEHPVTPGCGSGRILHVDDEPEVREGVREMLELLGYRVSSAESGERGIELYREARKQGDPYVAVLLDLVMPDGIGGKETARALRKENPDACLIAASGFSNDTAIVDPRGNGFDASLSKPFMLGELNRVIERACAGRQAPPEGAETNP, encoded by the coding sequence ATGAGCGAGCGACGCGATACATCCGGGTCCCGGCTCCCCGGGGGGAGGGTGATGTTCCATCTTTTTCCCTTGGGGGCCCTGCTCCTTTCCGGGGACGGCGCCATCCTCGACGCCAACCCCGCCGCCTGCCGCAACTCCGGCTACGAACCCCGGGAACTGACGGAGCGCAACGTCCGGGACCTGGTTCCGGCAGAGGACCGCGAAAAGGTGGAGGAAGCCCTGGAGCGGCTGCGCCGGGGAGAGGATCTGCCCGGGCCCGTCCGGGTCGTCCACGCCGACGGCTCCGTTCATTGGAAGGAAGTGTACGGGGCCGCCCTGGGCGCGGGGCGCGGAAAATTTCTCCTGGTGATCAAGGACATCTCCACCGAGGTCGAGGCCCGCCACTCCCTGGAAATCAGCGAAGGAAGGCTGCGCCTGATCCTGGCCAACACCACCGACATCAGCTTCCGGATGGAAGCGGAGAAGGGCTACACCTTCGTCAGTCCGGCGGTCGAACATATCCTGGGCTATCCCCCGGAAGCTTACTACCGCGATCCCCTCTTCCACCGCCGGATCACCCTGCGGGGGGACCTGGACAAGATCGAACGGATCTTTTCCAGCCTCGGCGCCCGGGAACGCCCCCCGGAGCGCGTGGTGGTCAAACAGGTCCACCGCGACGGGCGCGTGGTCTACCTCGACTACTCCCTCACCTTCGAAGTCGACGAGTCCGGGAAGGTGGTGGCCTTCGAGGGCCTGGCCCGCGACGTCACCGCCCGGACCCTGGCCGAGAAGGAACTCAAGCGCCGGGAAACGATCTTCCGGACCATCTACCACAGCGCGCCGGTCATGATCATGGCCTTCGACGAGGGCGGGGGCATCCTCCTCTGGAACCGGGAGTGCCGGGAAAAAATCGGCTGGAGTTCGGACGAGATCATGAACTCGGACGACCCCCTGGGCCAGCTTTTCTCCGACACCGAAACCCGGGACCGCTTCTTCGAGCACGCCCTGCTCGGGGAAGGGACCTACTCCCGCTGGGAGGTCCGGACCCGGGCGGGGGAGAAACGGCTCCAGGACTGGGCCAGCTTCAAGTTGGAATCCGGGAACATCGTCTCGGTCGGGGTGGACATGACCGATTACGAAACGGCCAACGAAGCCATCCGCCGCAGCGAGCTCAAGCTGCGGCAGATCATCGACCTCGTCCCCCATTTCATCTTCGCCAAGGACGACTCGGGAAAGATCCTGACCGCCAACCGGGCCATGGCCGATTTTCACGGAACCACCGTCGAAGCGATGCTGGGAAAGACCGACGCCGACTTCTACCCGGCCGAGCTGGCCCGGGCCTTCCACGAACAGGACCTCGATGTCATCCGCCGGGGCCGGCCCCGGCTCATACCGGAGGAAACGGTCGTCGACCACAACGGCCGGGATCGGGTTTTTCAAACCATCAAAATACCCTTCACCTCGACCGGAACTCCGAGACCGAGCGTCCTCGGCGTCGCCATGGACATCACCGAGCGCAAGCGGATGGAGGAAGAGCTGATCCGCACCTCCAAGATCGAGACCATCGGCCTGATGGCGGGGGGAATCGCCCACGACTTCAACAATATCCTCACCGGGATCGCGGGGCAGATCTCCCTGGCCAAGATGCGCGCCGGCGGCAACCAGGAGATCATCCAGAAACTGGAGCGGGCGGAGCGCGGGATCCGCCAGGCCCGCAACCTGACCCGGGAACTCCTGTCCTTCTCCCGGGGGGAAACCCCGAACCTGGTCCCGGTCGACCTGGCCGCGGTGATCCGGGAAAACCTGGACATCGCCCTGAGCGGATCGGAAGTCGTTTCCCGGATCGAAATCGACCCCGAACTCAAGCCCGTTCTCGGGGACCGGGGCCAACTCGGCCAGGTGATCCACAACCTCGCCATCAACGCCAAGCAAGCGATGAAAGGACGGGGAACTCTCGTCCTCCGGGCCGGCAACGTCACGGTGCGCGACGGGAAAATCCCCGGCCTGGGCGCGGGCGAATACGTCTGCCTGACCAGCAGCGACACCGGGCCCGGCATCTCCCCCGCCCACCTGGAGAAAATGTTCGAGCCCTTCTACACCACCAAGCGCACCGGTGCGGGGCTGGGGTTGGCGGTGGTCAACTCCATCGTCCGCAAACACCAAGGAGCGATCGTCGCCTCCTCCATCCCGGGAAAAGGCGCCACCTTCACCGTCTACCTGCCGGCCAGCGACGCTCCCCCGCCCGGGGAAGGAGAGCACCCGGTCACTCCCGGCTGCGGATCGGGCCGGATTCTTCACGTCGACGACGAACCCGAGGTCCGGGAGGGGGTGCGGGAGATGCTGGAACTGCTGGGCTATCGGGTCAGCTCGGCCGAGAGCGGAGAACGCGGGATCGAGCTGTACCGGGAAGCCCGAAAGCAGGGAGACCCCTACGTCGCCGTCCTCCTCGACCTGGTCATGCCCGACGGCATCGGGGGGAAAGAGACGGCGCGGGCGCTGAGGAAGGAAAATCCCGACGCCTGCCTGATCGCCGCCAGCGGCTTCTCCAACGACACCGCCATCGTCGACCCCCGGGGGAACGGATTCGACGCCTCCCTCTCCAAGCCTTTCATGCTGGGAGAACTCAACCGGGTGATCGAGCGGGCCTGCGCCGGACGGCAGGCGCCCCCGGAGGGGGCCGAAACCAACCCGTAA
- a CDS encoding NADH-ubiquinone oxidoreductase-F iron-sulfur binding region domain-containing protein: MHRGKRILIKDTGATGPDRTREFYSGFLKHLVEKKLDDAVQPVRVADIGLYDAGVVVHILPDDIVYAGVEEKDVAPIVSQTVCEGKTIKRLLHEHRSLQTRIVLRNCGVIDPENIDDYIGVDGYAAAAKVLGGMTPEETIGELKISGLRGRGGGGYPTWKKWEFTLNVDADQKFVICNGDEGDPGAYMDRSVLEGDPHSVLEGMIIAGFAVRAGQGYVYIRAEYPLAIKRVQHAIDQAYARGLLGKNILESGFDFDIEIRLGAGAFVCGEETALIASIEGKRGYPSPRPPYAAVKGLWGKPTVINNVETLANVPRILLKGGEWFSGIGRILTKGASRGTKVFALTGKVRNSGLIEVPMGTTLKEIVFEIGGGVARGRALKAVQTGGPSGGVISSDFINIPVGYEKLQKLGSIMGSGGMIVMDEDDCLVDIAKFYLRFCVDESCGKCAPCRIGGVQLLRILTRITDGEGRVEDLEKLRTICHAMQKASLCGLGQTAPNPVLSTLNYFEDEYREHIERRHCPAGRCQKLFSYAIDQDKCKRCGLCIRHCPVHCIAGNRETGFVINSEECIRCGRCFAECKFDAIQRD, encoded by the coding sequence ATGCACCGGGGCAAACGCATTTTGATCAAGGACACGGGGGCGACGGGGCCGGACCGGACCCGGGAGTTCTACAGCGGTTTCCTCAAGCACCTGGTCGAGAAAAAGCTCGACGACGCCGTCCAGCCGGTCCGGGTGGCGGACATCGGCCTCTACGACGCGGGAGTGGTCGTCCATATCCTCCCCGACGACATCGTCTACGCGGGCGTGGAGGAGAAAGACGTCGCCCCCATCGTCTCCCAGACCGTCTGCGAGGGAAAAACGATCAAGCGCCTTCTCCACGAACACCGGAGCCTGCAGACGCGGATCGTGCTGCGCAACTGCGGGGTCATCGACCCCGAGAACATCGACGACTACATCGGCGTGGACGGGTACGCCGCCGCGGCCAAGGTTCTGGGGGGGATGACCCCGGAAGAGACGATCGGGGAACTGAAGATCAGCGGGCTCAGGGGGCGCGGGGGGGGAGGCTACCCGACCTGGAAGAAGTGGGAGTTCACCCTCAACGTCGATGCCGACCAGAAGTTCGTGATCTGCAACGGGGATGAGGGCGACCCCGGGGCCTACATGGACCGGAGCGTCCTGGAGGGCGACCCCCATTCCGTCCTGGAAGGCATGATCATCGCCGGGTTCGCGGTCCGCGCCGGGCAAGGCTACGTCTACATCCGGGCCGAATATCCCCTGGCGATCAAGCGGGTGCAGCACGCCATCGACCAGGCCTACGCCCGGGGCCTGCTGGGGAAAAACATCCTCGAATCAGGCTTCGACTTCGACATCGAGATCAGGCTGGGAGCGGGGGCGTTCGTCTGCGGGGAAGAAACCGCGCTCATCGCCTCCATCGAAGGCAAACGGGGGTACCCCAGCCCCCGCCCCCCCTACGCCGCGGTCAAGGGCCTCTGGGGAAAACCGACGGTCATCAACAACGTCGAGACCCTAGCCAACGTCCCCCGCATCCTCCTCAAGGGGGGCGAGTGGTTTTCCGGGATCGGCCGGATTCTGACCAAGGGAGCCAGCCGGGGCACCAAGGTCTTCGCCCTGACCGGAAAAGTCCGCAACTCGGGCCTGATCGAGGTGCCGATGGGGACCACCCTCAAGGAGATCGTCTTCGAGATCGGCGGCGGGGTGGCCCGGGGCCGGGCGCTCAAGGCCGTCCAGACCGGCGGGCCTTCGGGGGGGGTCATCTCCAGCGACTTCATCAATATCCCGGTGGGCTACGAGAAGCTGCAGAAACTGGGGTCGATCATGGGCTCGGGGGGCATGATCGTCATGGACGAGGACGACTGCCTGGTCGACATCGCCAAGTTCTACCTGCGGTTCTGCGTGGACGAGTCCTGCGGGAAATGCGCCCCCTGCCGGATCGGGGGGGTCCAGCTCCTGCGCATCCTGACCCGGATCACCGACGGGGAAGGACGGGTCGAGGATCTGGAAAAGCTCCGGACCATCTGCCACGCCATGCAGAAAGCTTCCCTCTGCGGGCTGGGGCAGACCGCGCCCAACCCGGTTCTCTCCACCCTCAACTACTTCGAAGACGAATACCGGGAGCACATCGAACGGCGCCATTGCCCGGCCGGGCGCTGCCAGAAGCTCTTCAGCTACGCCATCGACCAGGACAAGTGCAAGCGCTGCGGGCTCTGTATCCGCCACTGCCCGGTCCACTGCATCGCCGGGAACCGTGAGACCGGGTTCGTCATCAACTCCGAAGAATGCATCCGGTGCGGACGGTGCTTCGCCGAGTGCAAATTCGACGCCATCCAGCGAGATTGA
- a CDS encoding (2Fe-2S) ferredoxin domain-containing protein, which translates to MNAAELSRIKSSRESEPKNWIRVGYSTCGIAAGAEEVYAVLEREIRKRELDVTLKKVGCVGMCYAEPLVEVDVEGAPRVFYGKVDGEKAAKIVEKHVVGKILLNDIIYDVPLR; encoded by the coding sequence ATGAACGCCGCGGAGCTGAGCCGGATCAAGAGTTCCCGGGAATCCGAGCCTAAAAACTGGATCCGGGTGGGGTACAGCACCTGCGGGATCGCCGCCGGGGCCGAGGAAGTGTACGCGGTTCTGGAACGGGAGATCCGAAAACGGGAACTGGACGTGACCCTCAAGAAAGTCGGCTGCGTGGGCATGTGCTACGCCGAGCCCCTGGTCGAAGTCGACGTCGAGGGCGCCCCCCGGGTCTTCTACGGAAAAGTGGACGGGGAGAAGGCCGCCAAGATCGTGGAAAAACACGTGGTCGGCAAGATCCTCCTCAACGACATCATTTACGACGTTCCCCTGAGATAA